The Humulus lupulus chromosome 4, drHumLupu1.1, whole genome shotgun sequence genome has a window encoding:
- the LOC133830886 gene encoding subtilisin-like serine-protease S, with the protein MYKFQICKLSEMAHFGYTGKGAFYLALFGLLFLAQICISSKVYIVYMGSKTGQDPDESMRHNHQILASVHGGSTELAQASHVYSYRHGFRGFAAKLTDVQAFRISKMTGVVSVFPNAKRKLHTTHSWDFMGLLDDETMEVLGYSTKNQVNVVIGFIDTGIWPESPSFSDVGMPPVPASWKGHCQSGEAFNSSTCNRKVIGARYYMSGYRAEGDSTNIVSFRSPRDSSGHGSHTSSIAAGRYVSNMNYKGLAAGAARGGAPMARIAVYKTCWDSGCYDVDLLAAFDDAIRDGVNILSLSLGPDAPQGDYFSDAISVGSFHAASHGILVVASAGNEGRPASATNLAPWLLTVAASSTDRDFTSDIVLANGGNFTGESLSLLEMTDSARVISASEANAGYFTPYQSSYCLESSLNSTKARGKVLVCRHAESSMESKLEKSVVVKKAGAAGMILIDEEDKNVAIPFVIPSAIVGKRTGTHILSYINRTRKPMSKIMPAKTVLGSQPAPRVAAFSSKGPNALTPEILKPDVTAPGLNILAAWSPSAGKMEFNILSGTSMACPHVTGIATLVKAVHPSWSPSAIRSAIMTTASALDKKRRPILVDPDGRRGNAFDYGSGFMNPKKVLDPGLIYEAQTTDYIGFLCSIGYDDKSVQLITGDNTTCDHQPFRIASDLNYPSIAVPNLENEISVTRTVKNVGKPRSVYKARVSSPRGINITVVPDRLIFTSFGQKIKFTVNFKVAAPSKGYAFGFLSWNSRRSRVVSPLVVRVATSDSGLLR; encoded by the exons ATGTATAAATTTCAAATTTGTAAACTCTCGGAAATGGCTCATTTTGGTTATACTGGAAAGGGTGCTTTTTATCTTGCCCTGTTTGGCCTTCTATTTTTGGCGCAAATTTGTATCAGTTCTAAG GTTTATATAGTGTATATGGGAAGCAAAACTGGTCAAGACCCAGATGAGAGTATGAGGCACAACCATCAGATTCTTGCTTCCGTCCATGGAGGAAG CACGGAATTAGCTCAGGCGTCTCATGTATACAGTTACAGacatggttttagaggctttgcCGCCAAATTGACTGATGTCCAAGCTTTCCGAATTTCTA AGATGACAGGAGTTGTTTCGGTATTTCCCAATGCCAAAAGAAAGCTGCACACCACCCATTCGTGGGATTTCATGGGGCTTTTAGATGACGAAACCATGGAAGTTTTAGGCTATTCCACCAAGAACCAAGTCAATGTCGTTATCGGTTTCATTGACACCG GCATTTGGCCCGAATCTCCAAGTTTCAGTGATGTTGGCATGCCGCCTGTGCCTGCTAGTTGGAAAGGACATTGCCAGTCAGGAGAAGCATTCAATTCTTCAACTTGCAAcag GAAAGTGATTGGAGCCAGATACTACATGAGTGGATACAGAGCTGAGGGAGATTCAACAAACATAGTTTCATTCAGATCACCAAGGGACAGCTCTGGTCATGGCAGCCACACATCGTCAATAGCTGCCGGTCGCTATGTTTCAAACATGAATTACAAAGGTTTAGCTGCTGGGGCAGCTAGAGGTGGTGCCCCAATGGCCAGAATCGCTGTGTACAAAACATGTTGGGACTCAGGATGCTATGATGTGGATCTGCTAGCTGCCTTTGATGATGCAATAAGAGATGGGGTCAACATCCTGTCCCTGTCTTTGGGTCCTGATGCTCCTCAGGGAGACTATTTCAGTGATGCCATTTCTGTGGGGTCATTCCATGCTGCTAGCCATGGAATTTTGGTAGTTGCTTCAGCTGGAAATGAAGGAAGACCAGCTTCTGCAACAAATCTTGCTCCGTGGTTACTCACTGTTGCTGCTAGTTCCACCGATAGAGATTTCACTTCTGATATTGTACTTGCAAATGGTGGTAATTTCACG GGGGAAAGTCTCAGCCTTTTGGAGATGACAGACTCAGCAAGGGTCATTTCTGCATCAGAAGCCAATGCAGGATACTTCACTCCTTATCAATCCAG CTACTGTTTAGAGAGTTCCTTGAATAGCACCAAGGCCAGAGGGAAGGTTCTGGTCTGTCGACATGCTGAGAGTTCAATGGAGTCTAAGCTGGAAAAGAGTGTCGTAGTGAAAAAAGCTGGTGCTGCTGGGATGATTCTTATTGATGAGGAAGACAAAAATGTTGCCATTCCCTTTGTGATCCCATCTGCTATTGTTGGAAAAAGGACGGGGACTCACATTCTTTCTTATATTAATCGCACACG AAAACCAATGTCTAAAATAATGCCTGCAAAGACTGTATTGGGATCTCAACCTGCACCTCGAGTTGCAGCATTTTCTTCAAAAGGTCCCAATGCCTTGACACCTGAAATACTGAAG CCTGATGTCACAGCTCCGGGTTTGAACATACTTGCTGCTTGGTCTCCTTCAGCAGGAAAAATGGAGTTTAACATTCTCTCTGGAACTTCCATGGCTTGCCCACATGTAACAGGAATTGCAACACTGGTCAAAGCAGTTCATCCATCGTGGTCTCCATCTGCTATTAGATCTGCAATAATGACAACTG CTAGTGCTTTGGATAAGAAGCGCCGGCCCATCTTAGTTGATCCAGATGGCAGAAGGGGTAATGCTTTTGATTATGGCTCAGGTTTCATGAACCCAAAGAAGGTCCTCGATCCTGGTTTGATCTATGAAGCACAGACAACAGATTACATAGGTTTCCTTTGCTCAATCGGTTATGATGACAAGTCTGTGCAGCTGATCACAGGAGACAACACTACTTGTGATCATCAGCCTTTTCGAATAGCATCCGACTTAAACTATCCATCTATAGCAGTTCCAAACCTTGAAAACGAAATCTCAGTAACCCGAACAGTGAAAAATGTTGGAAAGCCAAGGAGTGTTTATAAAGCTAGAGTATCTTCACCTAGAGGAATCAATATCACTGTTGTGCCAGATCGATTAATCTTCACATCGTTTGGGCAGAAGATAAAGTTCACGGTGAATTTCAAGGTGGCTGCTCCATCAAAGGGCTATGCATTTGGGTTCTTATCATGGAACAGTAGAAGATCACGGGTTGTTAGTCCTCTAGTCGTTCGAGTGGCAACTTCGGACTCAGGTTTGCTGAGATGA